A single genomic interval of Desulfonatronovibrio magnus harbors:
- a CDS encoding DUF2442 domain-containing protein, protein MLLDVINVQPKPDFSMIIKFENGEHRYFDMKPYINQKPWFVLTEGNRFLKAFVLNGTVAWPDNIDIDPETLYEYSVSLDNQAVA, encoded by the coding sequence ATGTTGCTTGATGTTATAAATGTGCAGCCTAAACCTGACTTCAGCATGATAATTAAGTTTGAAAATGGTGAACATAGATATTTTGATATGAAGCCTTATATCAATCAGAAGCCCTGGTTTGTCCTCACTGAAGGGAACAGGTTTCTTAAGGCATTTGTGCTAAATGGTACTGTTGCCTGGCCGGACAATATAGATATTGATCCGGAAACCCTCTATGAGTACTCAGTCTCCTTGGATAATCAGGCTGTTGCATAA
- a CDS encoding DUF6447 family protein, translating into MPTITIDGKEYDSDTLSEEAKAQLGSIQFVDRKIAELQAEIAALQTARNAYAKALSETLNQQ; encoded by the coding sequence ATGCCAACTATTACAATTGATGGAAAAGAGTACGATTCAGATACCCTCTCAGAAGAAGCCAAGGCCCAGCTTGGGTCAATCCAGTTTGTGGATAGGAAAATAGCCGAGCTGCAGGCAGAGATAGCAGCCCTGCAAACTGCACGGAATGCTTATGCTAAAGCTCTTTCTGAAACGCTGAATCAGCAATAA
- a CDS encoding DUF4160 domain-containing protein yields the protein MPTISMFYGIIISMFYEIKEKHHLPHIHARYQGHKASISIEDSSLLAGSLPAKQLRMVQVWVDLHREELSANWELANQGIELFRIDPLR from the coding sequence ATGCCCACAATCAGCATGTTCTATGGCATAATTATTTCAATGTTTTACGAAATTAAGGAAAAACACCATCTGCCTCATATCCATGCCCGGTATCAGGGACATAAGGCTTCCATCTCTATTGAAGACAGCAGTTTGCTTGCTGGAAGCCTGCCCGCTAAGCAACTGAGGATGGTTCAAGTCTGGGTGGACTTGCATCGTGAGGAATTATCGGCTAACTGGGAATTAGCCAATCAAGGCATTGAACTGTTTAGAATTGATCCTTTAAGGTAA
- a CDS encoding class I SAM-dependent methyltransferase encodes MTTAWQHGYYSDTSYTYGFYKEFAPNWLDWVALLKGSEPPSTSQRMLELGCGQGLGLSVLAAANPNMHFVGVDFNPEQVAHARSLVRRTGLSNIEFHEADFVSLASKDQPFEPCDYVVAHGKKVGTGSLSCLFKLFTIRSRNG; translated from the coding sequence ATGACCACCGCATGGCAACACGGCTACTACTCTGACACATCCTACACCTACGGCTTCTACAAAGAATTCGCACCCAACTGGCTGGACTGGGTAGCCTTACTTAAGGGCTCTGAACCACCAAGCACCAGCCAAAGAATGCTGGAACTTGGCTGTGGTCAGGGTCTGGGTTTATCTGTACTGGCTGCGGCTAACCCGAACATGCACTTTGTGGGTGTGGACTTTAACCCGGAACAGGTAGCACACGCCAGAAGTTTGGTAAGAAGAACAGGCCTCTCCAATATTGAATTCCATGAGGCCGACTTTGTGTCTCTGGCAAGTAAAGACCAGCCATTTGAGCCCTGCGATTATGTAGTGGCGCATGGAAAGAAAGTGGGGACAGGTTCTTTGAGTTGCCTCTTCAAGCTCTTCACTATTCGGTCCAGAAATGGATGA